One genomic window of Mus musculus strain C57BL/6J chromosome 4, GRCm38.p6 C57BL/6J includes the following:
- the Lrrc38 gene encoding leucine-rich repeat-containing protein 38 isoform X1: MRVALWAHAPDTPHGNRSRDPSLNLVLSTAGQVCATGPTSPPEWGRSGLPPRSPPVLLNVPEGQFPVRVNSAPSTSHLPPPSPPPGHPGSLCPRRTLIAPARPGAASPPCAAALGLSAPRSQGPAASSLLRAESSGVPRAMSLCVAPRHPTGAAAALGLGSLLVLLGPGRACPAGCACTDPHTVDCRDRGLPSVPDPFPLDVRKLLVAGNRIQQIPEDFFIFHGDLVYLDFRNNSLRSLEEGTFSGSGKLAFLDLSYNNLTQLGAGAFRSAGRLVKLSLANNHLAGVHEAAFESLESLQVLELNDNNLRSLNVAALDALPALRTVRLDGNPWLCDCDFAHLFSWIQENTSKLPKATKKMLLHNPMVIILQLQSLRSRLAVTVTLGKLSDSPSPLISVMRGSWGRSVLSHI, encoded by the exons ATGAGGGTGGCGCTCTGGGCGCATGCCCCAGACACGCCCCATGGAAATCGCTCCAGGGATCCGTCACTGAACTTAGTCTTGAGCACCGCTGGCCAGGTCTGTGCGACAGGTCCCACTTCCCCGCCCGAGTGGGGTCGCTCTGGGCTCCCTCCACGATCTCCACCTGTGCTTTTGAATGTTCCAGAGGGTCAGTTTCCTGTGCGGGTAAATTCTGCGCCCAGCAcctctcatcttcctcctccctccccgccTCCCGGACACCCCGGGTCGCTCTGTCCCCGCCGCACTCTCATCGCCCCCGCGCGCCCCGGCGCAGCCTCCCCGCCCTGCGCCGCTGCCCTGGGGCTCTCGGCGCCCCGGAGCCAGGGCCCCGCTGCGTCCTCCTTGCTGCGAGCTGAGTCCTCCGGAGTCCCCCGGGCCATGAGTCTCTGCGTTGCCCCCCGCCACCCCACGGGCGCTGCTGCGGCGCTGGGGCTCGGTAGCCTCTTGGTGCTGCTCGGGCCGGGACGCGCGTGCCCCGCGGGCTGTGCTTGCACCGACCCCCATACCGTGGACTGTCGCGATCGCGGGCTGCCCAGCGTGCCCGATCCCTTCCCCCTGGACGTGCGCAAGCTGCTAGTGGCCGGCAACCGCATCCAGCAGATCCCCGAGGACTTCTTCATCTTCCATGGAGATCTGGTGTATCTGGATTTCAGGAACAACTCGCTGCGCTCGCTGGAGGAGGGCACGTTCAGCGGCTCGGGCAAGCTGGCCTTTCTGGACCTGAGCTACAACAACCTCACCCAGCTGGGGGCCGGCGCCTTCCGCTCGGCGGGGAGGCTGGTCAAGCTGAGCCTGGCCAACAACCATCTGGCCGGTGTACATGAGGCTGCCTTCGAGAGCCTGGAGTCCTTGCAGGTGCTGGAACTCAACGACAACAACCTGCGCAGCCTCAACGTGGCGGCTTTGGATGCGCTGCCGGCACTGCGCACTGTGCGCCTGGACGGGAACCCCTGGCTGTGTGACTGTGACTTCGCTCACCTCTTCTCCTGGAttcaggagaacacatccaaattGCCCAAAG CCACCAAGAAAATGCTCCTACACAATCCGATGGTGATAATTCTTCAGTTGCAGAGCCTGCGCTCAAGATTAGCAGTCACAGTGACCTTAGGCAAGTTGTCTGACTCCCCTTCACCTCTTATCTCTGTTATGAGGGGGAGCTGGGGAAGGAGTGTCCTCTCACACATCTAA